A part of Amycolatopsis lurida genomic DNA contains:
- a CDS encoding MaoC family dehydratase, with amino-acid sequence MQEEWVQFGRYYEEFEVGAVYKHWPGKTVTEYDDHLFCLITMNHHPLHLDAHYAEETTDFGKNVVVGNYIYSLLLGMSVPDVSGKAIANLEVESLKHVKPTFHGDTIYGETEVLDKTPSKSKDDRGVVYVETRGYKQDGTIVCVFRRKVMVPKRSYGDSRGGEQPGRPVPHE; translated from the coding sequence GTGCAGGAGGAATGGGTGCAGTTCGGTCGCTATTACGAAGAGTTCGAGGTCGGCGCGGTCTACAAGCACTGGCCGGGCAAAACGGTCACCGAGTACGACGACCACCTGTTCTGCCTCATCACCATGAACCACCATCCGCTGCACCTCGACGCGCACTACGCCGAGGAGACCACCGACTTCGGCAAGAACGTCGTGGTCGGCAACTACATCTACTCGCTGCTGCTGGGGATGTCGGTGCCGGACGTGTCCGGCAAGGCGATCGCGAACCTCGAGGTCGAATCGCTGAAGCACGTGAAGCCGACCTTCCACGGCGACACGATCTACGGCGAGACCGAGGTGCTGGACAAGACGCCGTCGAAGTCGAAGGACGATCGCGGTGTCGTCTACGTCGAGACCCGCGGCTACAAGCAGGACGGCACGATCGTGTGTGTCTTCCGTCGCAAGGTGATGGTGCCGAAGCGGTCTTACGGTGACAGCAGGGGCGGTGAACAGCCCGGCCGCCCGGTTCCGCACGAATAA
- a CDS encoding metallophosphoesterase family protein — translation MKALVVADEVEERLWTSAVHRLPADLGLVVGAGDLPYDYLEFLASALDVPCVFVPGNHDPDLSGYTRYGGLSMKDGFPAVWPGPAGGVNADGRVVDVGGLRFAGLGGSVRYNDGPNQWTQRQQARRARRLVRRARLRRWREGRDGGEVDVLLTHAPPRHCGDREDPPHRGFDCLHRTIELLRPKWLLHGHIHPHGEPVPDRVIGGTTVRNVVGHRIMEFS, via the coding sequence ATGAAGGCGCTGGTCGTCGCGGACGAGGTCGAAGAGCGGTTGTGGACGTCCGCCGTCCACCGGCTGCCTGCCGACCTCGGCCTTGTCGTCGGTGCCGGCGACCTGCCGTACGACTACCTCGAGTTCCTGGCGAGCGCGCTCGACGTGCCGTGCGTCTTCGTCCCCGGCAACCACGACCCCGACCTGTCCGGTTACACGCGCTACGGCGGACTGTCCATGAAGGACGGTTTCCCCGCCGTGTGGCCCGGGCCGGCGGGCGGGGTGAACGCGGACGGCCGCGTCGTCGACGTCGGCGGGCTCCGGTTCGCCGGGCTCGGCGGTTCGGTGCGCTACAACGACGGCCCGAACCAGTGGACGCAACGCCAGCAGGCGCGGCGTGCCCGGCGGCTGGTGCGCCGGGCCCGGCTCCGCCGATGGCGAGAGGGGCGGGACGGCGGGGAAGTTGATGTACTGCTCACGCACGCGCCGCCGCGGCATTGCGGCGACCGCGAGGATCCGCCGCACCGCGGGTTCGACTGTCTCCATCGCACGATCGAGTTGTTGCGCCCGAAGTGGTTGCTGCACGGGCATATCCACCCGCACGGTGAACCCGTGCCGGACCGGGTGATCGGCGGGACCACGGTCCGCAATGTGGTCGGGCACCGGATCATGGAGTTCTCATGA
- the corA gene encoding magnesium/cobalt transporter CorA, whose protein sequence is MPAIPSLGGLRGRSNGRAKSVPERPLPVPLSAYVVDCAVYVEGKRLPGRWTHAEAIKEVRKRHAGFVWIGLHEPDAVQIQGIADTFGLHELAVEDALEAHQRPKLERYDDTLFMVLKTVRYVEHESPATANEIVETGELMAFLGRDFVITVRHGNHSGLARLRRELDQDPERLDLGPSAVLHAIADHVVDHYLDVTTAIESDIDEMETHVFAPRSKVSAEQIYFMKREVLELRRAVMPLGTPLQRLAEGYTRLIPDEVRSYFRDVSDHLTTVAERVANFDELLTTLVDATLAKITLQQNTDMRKITAWAAIIAVPTALAGIYGMNFDYMPELHWRFGYPVAMTVIFGVCILLYRIFRKNRWL, encoded by the coding sequence ATGCCTGCCATTCCCTCGCTCGGCGGCCTTCGCGGCCGGAGCAACGGCCGCGCCAAGAGCGTCCCCGAACGCCCGCTGCCCGTCCCCCTTTCGGCGTACGTCGTCGATTGCGCGGTTTACGTGGAGGGCAAGCGCCTGCCCGGCCGCTGGACGCACGCCGAGGCCATCAAAGAGGTGCGCAAGCGGCACGCCGGGTTCGTCTGGATCGGCCTGCACGAGCCCGACGCGGTCCAGATCCAGGGCATCGCGGACACCTTCGGCCTGCACGAGCTGGCCGTCGAGGACGCGCTGGAAGCACACCAGCGGCCCAAGCTGGAACGCTACGACGACACGCTGTTCATGGTCCTGAAGACCGTCCGGTACGTCGAGCACGAGTCGCCCGCGACGGCGAACGAGATCGTCGAGACCGGCGAGCTGATGGCCTTCCTCGGCCGCGACTTCGTGATCACCGTGCGGCACGGGAACCACTCGGGGCTCGCCAGGCTGCGCCGCGAACTCGACCAGGACCCCGAGCGGCTCGACCTCGGGCCGTCCGCGGTGCTGCACGCGATCGCGGACCACGTCGTCGACCACTACCTCGACGTCACCACGGCGATCGAGTCGGACATCGACGAAATGGAGACCCACGTCTTCGCCCCGCGCTCCAAGGTGAGCGCCGAGCAGATCTACTTCATGAAGCGCGAGGTGCTGGAGCTGCGCCGCGCCGTCATGCCGCTGGGCACCCCGCTGCAGCGCCTCGCCGAGGGCTACACGCGGCTGATCCCGGACGAGGTCCGCTCGTACTTTCGCGACGTTTCCGACCACTTGACGACCGTGGCGGAGCGGGTCGCGAACTTCGACGAGCTGCTGACCACCCTGGTGGACGCGACACTGGCGAAGATCACGCTCCAGCAGAACACCGACATGCGCAAGATCACCGCGTGGGCGGCGATCATCGCGGTCCCCACGGCGCTGGCCGGCATCTACGGGATGAACTTCGACTACATGCCGGAGCTGCATTGGCGCTTCGGCTACCCGGTGGCGATGACGGTGATCTTCGGCGTCTGCATCCTGCTCTACCGAATATTCAGGAAGAACCGCTGGCTCTGA
- a CDS encoding ParB N-terminal domain-containing protein: MKDTGFPRADAEHDFLRARRRQVLSRLANWLRREPDDVNIMLPFHEVVDALGYLGERKIGARVIRLDSIVGSVDRGRDFDRRFRPTSGRVRERWERLALATRRGESIPPIEVYRVGELHFIIDGHHRVSVAHAMRLSTIEAMVTEVRTKLDPSGIRYRGDLIVKDYRRLFLERVPLSGQSRASVVFTDPWDYARLGEHVEAWGFRLMQDEGTYSDRATLAQRWFDEEFVPVVAMLRQADLIGSRTDAEAYLWVACERYRLIRTHRWDDEVFEAVRSQSRPT, from the coding sequence ATGAAGGACACGGGCTTTCCCCGCGCGGACGCGGAGCACGACTTCCTCCGCGCGCGACGGCGTCAAGTGCTGTCCCGGCTGGCGAACTGGCTGCGCCGCGAGCCGGACGACGTCAACATCATGCTGCCGTTCCACGAGGTGGTCGACGCGCTCGGCTATCTCGGCGAACGGAAGATCGGGGCGCGGGTGATCCGGCTCGATTCGATCGTCGGCAGCGTCGACCGCGGCCGCGACTTCGACCGCCGCTTCCGCCCGACGTCCGGGCGGGTTCGCGAACGCTGGGAACGGCTGGCGCTCGCCACCCGGCGCGGCGAGTCGATCCCGCCGATCGAGGTGTACCGCGTCGGCGAGCTGCATTTCATCATCGACGGGCACCATCGCGTTTCGGTGGCGCACGCGATGCGACTGTCCACAATAGAGGCGATGGTCACCGAGGTGCGGACCAAACTGGACCCGAGCGGGATCCGGTACCGCGGCGACCTGATCGTGAAGGACTACCGGCGGCTGTTCCTGGAACGCGTCCCGCTATCGGGGCAGTCGCGGGCTTCGGTGGTGTTCACGGACCCGTGGGACTACGCGCGGCTCGGTGAGCACGTAGAGGCGTGGGGTTTCCGGCTGATGCAGGACGAAGGCACGTACTCGGACCGCGCGACGCTGGCGCAGCGGTGGTTCGACGAGGAATTCGTGCCTGTGGTGGCGATGCTGCGGCAGGCGGACCTGATCGGCTCGCGGACGGACGCCGAGGCGTATCTGTGGGTGGCTTGCGAACGGTACCGGCTGATCCGGACGCACCGGTGGGACGACGAGGTCTTCGAGGCCGTGCGGTCACAGTCGCGGCCCACCTAG
- a CDS encoding MFS transporter — MSDSSTAVAAPPGDAAVQHANPHHARRWLILVMIGLAQLMVVLDATVVNIALPSAQQDLGFSNDARQWVVTAYALAFGSLLLLGGRLADLFGRKRAFLVGLAGFAIVSAIGGAATSIEMLLVARAAQGVFGALLAPAALSLLTTTFTDPKERGKAFGVFGAIGGGGAAIGLLLGGVLTEYLDWRWSMYVNIIFAVIAFAGSAVLLKNSETDGPRPKLDIPGTITASAGLFALVYGFANAERDSWSSVSVWGFLAAGVVLLAAFVVIQQRVSHPLLPLRVLLDRDRGGSYLAMFLLAIGMFSIFLFLTFYIQLNLQFTPVQSGVAFLPMVATLMASATSATAILLPKFGAKPLVSLGMLIAGAGLFWLSAIDTTSTYAGGVLFPLMIMGAGIGLAMAPAMSVATFGVDTHDAGVASAAVNTAQQVGGSIGTALLSTLAGNAATSFLAGKAPSPQLAAEAAVHSYTTAFVWGGWIFVIGAVICGLLLRSGAPAKAPEGAEAPVAVHM, encoded by the coding sequence ATGTCTGACTCATCCACCGCTGTCGCCGCGCCGCCGGGGGACGCGGCCGTGCAGCACGCCAACCCGCACCACGCCAGGAGATGGCTGATCCTGGTGATGATCGGCCTCGCCCAGCTGATGGTCGTCCTCGACGCCACCGTCGTGAACATCGCGCTCCCGTCGGCGCAGCAGGACCTCGGCTTCTCGAACGACGCCCGCCAGTGGGTCGTCACCGCCTACGCGCTCGCGTTCGGCAGCCTGCTCCTGCTGGGCGGGCGGCTCGCGGACCTCTTCGGCCGCAAACGCGCCTTCCTCGTCGGGCTCGCGGGCTTCGCCATCGTGTCCGCGATCGGCGGCGCCGCCACCAGTATCGAAATGCTGCTCGTCGCCCGCGCCGCGCAGGGTGTCTTCGGCGCGCTTCTCGCCCCGGCCGCCCTTTCGCTGCTGACCACGACCTTCACCGACCCGAAGGAACGCGGTAAGGCGTTCGGTGTCTTCGGCGCGATCGGTGGTGGCGGCGCGGCGATCGGCCTGCTGCTCGGCGGCGTGCTGACCGAGTACCTCGACTGGCGCTGGTCGATGTACGTCAACATCATCTTCGCGGTGATCGCGTTCGCCGGTTCGGCCGTGCTGCTGAAGAACTCCGAGACCGACGGCCCGCGCCCGAAGCTCGACATCCCGGGCACGATCACCGCGTCGGCCGGTCTCTTCGCGCTGGTCTACGGCTTCGCGAACGCCGAGCGCGACTCGTGGTCCTCGGTTTCGGTCTGGGGTTTCCTCGCCGCCGGTGTCGTGCTGCTGGCCGCTTTCGTCGTGATCCAGCAGCGGGTTTCGCATCCGCTGCTGCCGCTGCGGGTGCTGCTCGACCGCGACCGCGGCGGCTCGTACCTCGCGATGTTCCTGCTCGCCATCGGGATGTTCTCGATCTTCCTGTTCCTCACCTTCTACATCCAGCTGAACCTCCAGTTCACGCCCGTGCAGAGCGGTGTCGCGTTCCTGCCGATGGTGGCCACCCTGATGGCGAGCGCGACGTCCGCGACAGCGATCCTGCTGCCGAAGTTCGGCGCGAAACCGTTGGTGTCACTGGGTATGCTGATCGCCGGCGCGGGGCTGTTCTGGCTCTCGGCCATCGACACCACCAGCACCTACGCCGGCGGGGTGCTGTTCCCGCTGATGATCATGGGAGCCGGCATCGGCCTCGCCATGGCGCCCGCGATGAGCGTCGCGACCTTCGGCGTCGACACGCACGACGCCGGTGTCGCGTCGGCGGCGGTCAACACCGCGCAGCAGGTCGGCGGCTCGATCGGGACCGCGCTGCTGAGCACGCTGGCCGGTAACGCGGCGACGTCGTTCCTGGCCGGGAAGGCGCCTTCGCCGCAGCTGGCGGCCGAAGCGGCTGTGCACAGTTACACGACCGCTTTCGTGTGGGGCGGATGGATCTTCGTCATCGGTGCGGTGATCTGCGGTCTGCTGCTGCGGTCGGGTGCCCCGGCGAAGGCGCCGGAGGGCGCTGAGGCTCCGGTCGCCGTGCACATGTAG